The stretch of DNA GAGGGAGTGCATCGCATGGCGCATCTCCAACCGCCGGGCATCATCGGCCAACAGTCGTGATATCTGTTTCGCCAACAGTTCAGCGGTTTGATCCAGGGTAGATTGTTGCTCGACGATCTTCGCCGCTCCCGCGGTCACAAATTCACGAGCGTTGAGTCGTTGGTGGTCATCGGCGGCATACGGGTAGGGGATGGCGATTGTGGGACACCCTGCGCAGGCCAATTCCGCTAACGTGGTCGCCCCGGCACGTGAGACGGCCAAACCAGCATCCGCATACCGTTGCGGCATATCGGAGAAAAACGGCGACGTCGTATGTTCAAGCCCGAGCCGTTGGTATTCATGCTCCACTTCCCGCCAATCGTTGATGCCGGTTTGGTGCATGATCGTCCAACCGGTCAATTGATCTTGCAAGATATCCGCAGCCATCGTCACCGCGCGATTGACCGCCGAGGCTCCTTGGCTACCTCCGAGAATCAACAATATCCGGCGCTGGTCGGTATGGCTTGAAGCGACTAAAGCGGCGATGTCGGGGTGCACCGGATTGCCGGTCTGTTCCACTTTCACCCCGGCCGGAAGATGCTCCGCACTAGCGGCATAGGAAACGCAAACGGCTCCGGCGCGGCGGCACAACCAGCGGGTGGCGCGGCCGGGAATGATGTTTTGCTCTAAGAGCACAGTGGGAATGCCCATCCGCCGCGCTGCTACGACCGGGGGGACACTGGCAAAGCCGCCCAGTCCGATCACCGCCGTTGGTTTTTGATCCTGAAACAGCGCCCGCGCCTGCCGTACCGCCCGCCAATTTCGCCAAAGAAATTGCCAAGGCCGCCGCCGTGCGGTAGCCAGCGATTCCGACGACAGCGCATAGTGCTGAAATCCAGCAGAGGCGACCAATCCCTCTTCTTGGGGACGCCCCGACCCCAGAAACTGCATGACCGCTTGGGGATAGCGTTGCTGCAATTCACGGGCCACGTTCAAACCGGGTATCAAATGTCCTCCCGTACCGCCACCGGCAAAACAGAAAATCGGGGAAGCGTTCGGTGATGGGTCGGACACGAGGTGAATGGCGCTTGCGGCGAATGGGTTTGTGGAATGGTGGTGACGACGAATCAATGATGCGCCGGCAAGATTAGAACGAAATGCACCGCTTGTCCACCGGTGTCAGACGGGTGATCTGCTAAACACTGCTGGGCAAGCCAGCAGTGGCACCCGACGTCGAGTGTTTTTCATATTTTCAACTTGTTGTAGATTGCGACTATGCAGCGAGGGACTGTGGCGTCTCAACGTCTGAATCGTCGACCGCGGTCGCTTCAACGGATTCCGTCGCGCGGGAAAAACTCACGATCAGACCGATGGCCATTAAGGTCGTCACGAGGTTACTGCCGCCGTAACTCATCAGCGGATGGGGAATGCCTTTGGGCGGCACCATGGCTGTCACGACGGCGACGTTGATCGCCGCCTGCAAAATGATCTGCGTTAATAACGTGGTCCCTGCTAAAAAGGCGAATGAATTTTTGTCGTGGCGGGCCAAC from Symmachiella dynata encodes:
- the murG gene encoding undecaprenyldiphospho-muramoylpentapeptide beta-N-acetylglucosaminyltransferase — encoded protein: MSDPSPNASPIFCFAGGGTGGHLIPGLNVARELQQRYPQAVMQFLGSGRPQEEGLVASAGFQHYALSSESLATARRRPWQFLWRNWRAVRQARALFQDQKPTAVIGLGGFASVPPVVAARRMGIPTVLLEQNIIPGRATRWLCRRAGAVCVSYAASAEHLPAGVKVEQTGNPVHPDIAALVASSHTDQRRILLILGGSQGASAVNRAVTMAADILQDQLTGWTIMHQTGINDWREVEHEYQRLGLEHTTSPFFSDMPQRYADAGLAVSRAGATTLAELACAGCPTIAIPYPYAADDHQRLNAREFVTAGAAKIVEQQSTLDQTAELLAKQISRLLADDARRLEMRHAMHSLARPLAARDVADIICRTVDDSLKR